The Methylacidimicrobium sp. B4 genome contains a region encoding:
- a CDS encoding family 1 glycosylhydrolase codes for MPSRASLPPAATPLPQFLWGVATSGYQHEGGINGRGEPLNNWAWAERDRLVEASGRASNFWELAEADVERAARLGLNAFRLELSWSRIQPVRALPDPDAGAPPPPFDSEALERYAAILAHCRLHGLEPIVTLHHFTHPAWLGLDAWLRTETIDHYIAYVRETVRALLALLAQRHGVLPPRVYLTTNEPNMLAACHYLYGYFPTGPTRGIHPTAKVLMHLLEAHIRAYRVIHDLYQDTPVRPLVGFNNYANNLYWLDQAWLDLLHCRHRGIPKQKIFSHLWENARRLDEEFGRARFPTLSLGRRVLGSAIKTVQHFLAYAYSLGDTWDRLIEAIYSAPTRPLDYVAFDYYDPFVEHAFRWPHWRDELPRQNKAFHEWVLEGFTSKWWDWHMLPEGLAFVIQQLRRFGLPLLIAENGIAYRGNASGTLEDRADAVRRTDYIRAHVQMVTRLWEEGAPLFGYLYWSLVDNYEWGSYAPRFGLYSTGAPDSWERKESGLAGEAPAQTYAEEVARARERMSRRAHA; via the coding sequence ATGCCTTCCCGGGCCTCCCTCCCGCCCGCCGCCACACCCTTGCCCCAATTCCTTTGGGGAGTCGCGACCTCCGGCTACCAGCACGAGGGAGGCATCAACGGGCGGGGAGAACCCCTCAACAATTGGGCTTGGGCCGAGCGGGACCGGCTGGTCGAGGCTTCCGGCCGTGCAAGCAACTTCTGGGAGCTCGCCGAAGCCGACGTGGAGCGGGCGGCCCGGCTGGGACTCAACGCCTTTCGCCTCGAGCTCTCCTGGAGCCGGATCCAGCCGGTCCGCGCCCTTCCCGACCCGGATGCGGGCGCTCCGCCGCCCCCCTTCGATTCCGAGGCTCTCGAGCGGTACGCCGCGATCCTGGCCCACTGCCGCCTCCACGGGCTCGAGCCGATCGTCACCCTCCACCATTTCACCCATCCCGCCTGGCTGGGCCTGGACGCCTGGCTGCGCACCGAGACGATCGACCACTACATCGCCTACGTCCGCGAAACCGTCCGAGCCCTCCTCGCGCTGCTTGCGCAAAGGCACGGGGTTCTCCCGCCCCGCGTCTACCTCACGACCAACGAGCCCAACATGCTGGCCGCCTGCCACTACCTCTACGGCTATTTTCCCACGGGCCCGACGCGGGGAATCCATCCGACGGCCAAGGTGCTGATGCATCTGCTGGAGGCCCACATCCGCGCCTACCGCGTCATCCACGACCTCTACCAAGACACCCCGGTCCGCCCGCTGGTCGGATTCAACAACTACGCCAATAACCTCTACTGGCTCGATCAGGCATGGCTCGACCTCCTCCACTGCCGCCACCGCGGGATTCCCAAGCAGAAGATCTTTTCTCACCTCTGGGAAAACGCCCGCCGTCTCGACGAGGAGTTTGGACGCGCCCGCTTCCCCACCCTATCTCTCGGGCGGAGAGTCCTCGGCAGTGCCATCAAGACGGTGCAGCACTTCCTCGCATACGCCTACTCCCTGGGGGATACCTGGGACCGGCTGATCGAAGCCATCTACTCCGCCCCGACCCGGCCTCTGGATTACGTCGCCTTCGACTACTACGACCCCTTCGTCGAGCACGCCTTTCGCTGGCCCCACTGGCGCGACGAGCTCCCGCGCCAGAACAAGGCGTTCCACGAATGGGTCTTGGAAGGCTTCACGAGCAAATGGTGGGACTGGCACATGCTTCCCGAGGGGCTCGCCTTCGTGATCCAACAGCTTCGCCGCTTCGGGCTTCCCTTGCTCATCGCCGAAAACGGGATCGCCTACCGGGGCAACGCCTCTGGCACCCTGGAAGACCGGGCGGATGCGGTTAGGCGGACCGACTACATTCGCGCCCACGTCCAGATGGTGACGCGCCTCTGGGAAGAGGGAGCGCCCCTCTTCGGCTACCTCTACTGGTCCCTCGTCGACAACTACGAGTGGGGCAGCTATGCTCCACGCTTCGGCCTCTACTCGACGGGCGCCCCGGACTCCTGGGAGCGCAAGGAGAGCGGACTCGCCGGGGAAGCTCCCGCGCAGACCTATGCCGAAGAAGTGGCCCGCGCCCGTGAGCGCATGAGCCGAAGAGCCCACGCATGA
- a CDS encoding YdeI family protein, whose amino-acid sequence MHDRLPLLTFPDAAAFEAWLTGQSDDAVGAWLRFAKKGAPERTLSKSDAIDCALCHGWVDGQLGRVDTYYFKARFTPRRPNSPWSQRNCERVERLLAAGRMKPKGQAEIHRAKADGRWAAAYPPQSRAATDDDLKAALDAEPRARALFDALDRANRYSILYRVHQAKTSEKRAAKIAELVAKLARGETVPPRRGSTP is encoded by the coding sequence ATGCACGATAGGCTTCCATTGTTGACCTTTCCCGATGCGGCAGCCTTCGAGGCCTGGCTGACCGGTCAGTCTGACGATGCGGTCGGGGCTTGGCTCAGGTTCGCCAAGAAAGGCGCGCCGGAACGGACCCTCAGCAAATCCGACGCCATCGATTGCGCCCTTTGCCATGGATGGGTGGATGGCCAGCTCGGTCGAGTTGACACCTACTACTTCAAGGCACGCTTCACGCCGCGACGGCCCAACAGCCCCTGGTCGCAGAGGAACTGCGAACGCGTCGAGCGGCTTCTGGCCGCCGGCCGCATGAAACCCAAAGGCCAAGCGGAGATCCATCGGGCGAAGGCCGATGGGCGATGGGCCGCCGCATACCCGCCCCAATCACGGGCCGCGACGGACGACGATCTGAAGGCCGCCCTCGATGCCGAGCCGCGCGCCCGCGCGTTGTTCGACGCGCTGGACCGAGCCAATCGGTATTCCATACTCTATCGCGTGCATCAAGCGAAGACCTCGGAAAAACGCGCCGCAAAAATTGCTGAACTGGTCGCAAAGCTCGCTCGCGGAGAAACCGTTCCTCCCCGGCGAGGGTCAACCCCATGA
- a CDS encoding glycosyltransferase → MFRRRVLILSTSAGTGHLRAAEALGKVFRHQPETDEVLTVDALKFTNKIFRDFYSSLYIQLVEKAPAFLGWWYKMTDEPWKTDRMRLMLDRLNTGPLVEFIESYAPDITVCTHFLPAELISHLISQAGLRTRLSIVVTDFHFHAMWLCRLFHRYFVATEETRVHLSRLGLPEERITVSGIPIDPVFSQPLGRSEARRALGLAPDLPLLLVSAGALGVGPAEVVVESLRGLSTPAQIVVICGKNPPLHERLAQTRADRGSSPPLRVLGFTHEMHRWMAAADLLIGKPGGLTASESMARGLPMVVVAPIPGQEELNSDYLLEQGAAIKCHEFTTLAYKVDSLLCDPSRLQAMRTAARNAARPNAAQIIVRRLLEDEAKEPEPVWISRKQKQQIAQVAKGVKL, encoded by the coding sequence ATGTTTCGTCGACGAGTTCTTATCCTTTCCACGAGCGCCGGCACGGGGCATCTGCGCGCCGCCGAGGCGCTCGGCAAGGTCTTCCGCCATCAACCGGAAACCGACGAGGTCCTGACCGTCGATGCCCTCAAGTTTACCAACAAGATCTTCCGCGACTTCTATTCGAGCCTCTACATCCAGCTCGTGGAGAAGGCGCCCGCCTTCCTCGGCTGGTGGTACAAGATGACCGACGAGCCCTGGAAGACCGACCGGATGCGCCTCATGCTCGATCGGCTCAATACGGGTCCCCTGGTCGAGTTCATTGAAAGCTATGCGCCGGACATTACCGTCTGCACCCACTTCCTTCCCGCGGAGCTGATCTCCCACTTGATCTCCCAGGCTGGCTTGCGCACGCGCCTGTCGATCGTCGTGACCGACTTCCACTTCCATGCCATGTGGCTCTGCCGCCTTTTCCACCGCTATTTCGTGGCCACCGAGGAGACGCGCGTCCATTTGAGCCGCCTGGGCCTGCCGGAAGAGCGGATCACCGTGAGCGGGATCCCGATCGACCCGGTCTTTTCCCAGCCCCTCGGCCGTTCGGAGGCGCGCCGCGCCTTGGGGCTCGCCCCCGACCTCCCGCTTCTCCTGGTCTCCGCCGGAGCCCTTGGCGTCGGACCGGCCGAGGTGGTGGTCGAATCCCTGCGAGGCCTCTCCACACCCGCGCAGATCGTCGTGATCTGCGGCAAGAATCCACCTCTTCACGAACGCCTCGCACAGACGAGAGCCGATAGGGGCAGCTCCCCTCCCTTGAGAGTGCTCGGCTTCACCCACGAGATGCACCGGTGGATGGCCGCCGCCGACCTTTTGATCGGCAAGCCCGGAGGGCTCACCGCCTCCGAATCGATGGCCAGGGGGCTACCGATGGTCGTGGTGGCTCCGATCCCGGGTCAGGAAGAGCTCAACAGCGATTATCTCCTCGAACAGGGGGCGGCCATCAAATGCCACGAGTTCACGACCCTCGCCTACAAGGTCGACTCCCTCCTTTGCGATCCCTCTCGCTTGCAGGCGATGCGGACGGCAGCTCGGAACGCGGCCCGCCCGAATGCGGCGCAGATCATCGTCCGCCGCCTCCTCGAGGATGAAGCCAAGGAGCCAGAACCCGTTTGGATCAGTCGCAAGCAAAAGCAGCAGATTGCCCAGGTAGCCAAGGGAGTCAAGCTCTAG
- a CDS encoding MBL fold metallo-hydrolase → MNPDLQTFTGGPLQTNAYLFPGEDGWICVDAPQGIAAFLRDKKLRVETLLLTHGHFDHVWDAAELVSEFGAVAYAHPADFPLLYHPIRPRNYGISGEHAPLRQVTPLPLSPHGSIRWGCSGREFVLFHIPGHCPGSVAYYEPRASRTFGGDILFAGGVGRWDLPGGSRRELIEGIRRYLLPLPAETMVYPGHGRPTTIGAERATNPFLQGEAE, encoded by the coding sequence ATGAATCCCGATCTTCAAACCTTTACCGGCGGCCCCCTCCAGACCAATGCCTACCTCTTTCCCGGCGAGGACGGCTGGATCTGCGTCGACGCGCCACAAGGCATCGCTGCCTTTCTGCGCGATAAGAAGCTCCGCGTCGAAACCCTCCTCCTGACCCATGGCCACTTCGACCATGTCTGGGATGCGGCCGAGCTCGTTTCCGAATTCGGAGCCGTCGCCTATGCCCATCCGGCCGACTTCCCCCTCCTCTACCATCCCATCCGGCCGCGAAACTATGGCATCTCGGGAGAGCATGCCCCTCTCCGGCAGGTAACCCCGCTCCCCCTCTCCCCGCATGGCTCCATCCGCTGGGGCTGCAGCGGACGCGAGTTCGTCCTCTTTCACATTCCCGGCCACTGCCCCGGGAGCGTCGCCTACTACGAGCCCCGCGCCTCGCGCACCTTTGGCGGCGACATCCTCTTCGCCGGCGGCGTCGGCCGATGGGATCTGCCCGGCGGCTCCCGCAGAGAGCTGATCGAGGGCATCCGCCGCTACCTCCTCCCCCTCCCCGCGGAAACCATGGTCTATCCCGGCCATGGCCGCCCGACCACCATCGGTGCCGAGCGCGCGACCAATCCCTTCCTGCAAGGAGAAGCAGAGTGA
- a CDS encoding DUF1697 domain-containing protein: MTSYVALLRAVNVGGTGKVPMTELRAICENCGFQDVRTYIASGNVLFKADLGETVVQAKLEAQLRGYAGKPVGVAVRTGPEMAAVLAANPFREAAPNRVVAIFLKEPPPADLLDKVRGLACEEIAIGVREVYVHYPGGQADTRLKIPAASSGTARNMNTVAKLVERMSAPTSG; encoded by the coding sequence ATGACCAGCTACGTTGCCTTGCTGCGGGCGGTGAATGTCGGAGGCACGGGCAAGGTGCCGATGACCGAGTTGCGCGCCATCTGCGAGAACTGCGGTTTCCAGGACGTCCGCACCTATATCGCCAGCGGCAATGTGCTCTTCAAGGCCGACCTGGGCGAGACGGTGGTCCAGGCTAAGCTGGAAGCTCAGTTGCGCGGCTATGCCGGCAAGCCCGTGGGGGTCGCTGTCCGAACCGGCCCCGAGATGGCGGCCGTTCTCGCGGCCAATCCGTTCCGTGAGGCCGCGCCTAACCGGGTCGTGGCTATATTCCTGAAGGAACCGCCGCCTGCGGACCTGCTCGACAAGGTGAGAGGTCTTGCCTGCGAGGAAATCGCCATCGGCGTGCGAGAGGTTTACGTTCATTATCCCGGCGGCCAGGCGGACACGAGGCTCAAGATACCCGCCGCAAGTTCCGGGACCGCGCGTAACATGAACACCGTAGCCAAACTTGTCGAACGGATGTCGGCGCCAACATCGGGATGA